The following are encoded together in the Poseidonibacter lekithochrous genome:
- a CDS encoding electron transfer flavoprotein subunit beta/FixA family protein, which produces MKVLVCIKQVPDMESKFKVNAQNNWFDENDLAYRINEYDEYAIEQAVQLKEQLSDVDVTVLCVGPARVKEAIKKALAMGCDRAVHIEDTESYIKDSSQVASLIADFAKDKSYDIIFTGMQSQDRGSAQVGVIVSELLNIACVSTIADFEYNEGITVKRELEGGLKSIIKVDTPVVLTCQLGLNTPRYPTLPNIMKAKKKELITIDSLELSSSDSLNETLNFYYPQKSGGSLILEGDVPELADKLIAILKEKTSVL; this is translated from the coding sequence ATGAAAGTACTTGTATGTATTAAACAAGTTCCAGATATGGAATCAAAATTTAAAGTAAATGCTCAAAATAATTGGTTTGATGAAAATGATTTAGCTTATCGTATAAATGAATATGATGAATATGCTATTGAACAAGCTGTTCAATTAAAAGAGCAATTATCAGATGTAGATGTTACTGTTTTATGTGTAGGTCCTGCAAGAGTAAAAGAAGCTATAAAAAAAGCCTTAGCAATGGGGTGTGATAGAGCTGTTCATATTGAGGATACAGAGTCTTATATAAAAGATTCATCTCAAGTTGCTAGTTTAATTGCTGATTTTGCTAAAGATAAAAGCTATGACATTATCTTCACTGGAATGCAGTCACAAGATAGAGGTTCTGCTCAAGTTGGAGTTATCGTTTCTGAGTTATTAAATATTGCTTGTGTATCTACCATTGCAGATTTTGAATATAACGAAGGAATTACAGTTAAAAGAGAGCTCGAAGGTGGATTAAAATCTATTATCAAAGTAGATACTCCTGTTGTATTAACTTGCCAGTTAGGTCTTAATACTCCAAGATACCCTACTTTACCTAATATTATGAAAGCAAAAAAGAAAGAACTAATAACTATTGATAGTTTGGAATTATCAAGTAGTGATAGTTTAAATGAAACACTTAATTTTTATTATCCACAAAAAAGTGGTGGTAGCCTTATTTTAGAAGGTGATGTTCCAGAGCTTGCAGATAAATTAATTGCAATATTAAAAGAAAAAACTTCGGTTCTTTAG
- a CDS encoding electron transfer flavoprotein subunit alpha/FixB family protein has product MKILLVGEYRENKLLDVTYDLIGFADKLEADKVMLAVGYEEDIPKFDGKLYLADAKALGEYNPSAHKQLVLDVVEKENPDLIVFIHSSFGWDLAPRVATSLKATQFTEVIDYKDNSFIVPSCNSKLRRELKSKTAKTVITIQAGAFTPLTEALGTPEIENISSDASSNVNFVAYEEAEEKGLDLTKAEIIVTAGRGVGKKDNIPIIQALADKLGGELGASRPVADNAWVDQSHQVGTTGQTVSPKLYIACGVSGAIQHLAGMKKSEFIVAVNTDKDAPINEVADILVVADVLQFVPALTSKLS; this is encoded by the coding sequence ATGAAAATATTATTAGTTGGTGAGTATAGAGAAAATAAGTTATTAGATGTAACATATGATTTAATAGGATTTGCAGATAAATTAGAAGCAGATAAAGTTATGTTAGCAGTTGGTTATGAAGAGGATATTCCAAAGTTTGATGGAAAACTTTATTTAGCAGATGCAAAGGCTCTTGGGGAGTATAACCCAAGTGCACATAAACAATTAGTTTTAGATGTGGTAGAAAAAGAGAATCCAGATTTAATTGTGTTTATACATTCTTCTTTTGGTTGGGATTTAGCTCCTAGAGTTGCTACTTCATTAAAAGCTACACAATTTACTGAAGTAATTGATTATAAAGATAACTCTTTTATTGTTCCTTCTTGTAATTCAAAATTAAGAAGAGAATTAAAATCTAAAACAGCTAAAACTGTTATTACTATTCAAGCAGGAGCTTTCACTCCTTTAACTGAAGCCCTAGGTACGCCAGAAATTGAAAACATATCTTCTGATGCTTCATCAAATGTAAACTTTGTGGCTTACGAAGAAGCAGAAGAAAAAGGTTTAGATTTAACAAAAGCAGAAATTATTGTAACAGCTGGTCGTGGAGTTGGTAAAAAAGACAATATTCCAATTATTCAAGCACTAGCTGATAAATTAGGTGGAGAATTGGGTGCTAGTAGACCAGTTGCTGATAATGCATGGGTTGATCAAAGCCATCAAGTTGGAACAACAGGACAAACAGTTTCTCCTAAATTATATATAGCTTGTGGAGTTTCAGGAGCTATTCAACACTTAGCAGGAATGAAAAAATCAGAATTTATTGTTGCTGTTAATACAGATAAAGATGCACCTATCAATGAAGTAGCTGATATTTTGGTTGTAGCAGATGTACTTCAATTTGTACCAGCGTTAACTTCTAAATTATCATAA
- the tmpT gene encoding thiopurine S-methyltransferase, whose translation MDIDFWNERWEKDQIAFHMKEVNPMLIKYFHKLNLSQKKRIFLPLCGKTLDIAWLLQKGYSLVGIELNKEAIDALFEELNITPLISKENDFIKYSAKNIDIYVGDFFKMSAEILKSIDAIYDRAALVALPLEMRIEYVSHLLNITNVVPQLLISYDYDQRIMKGPPFSVPFSEIEQHYGDYYEITLLNENIDIPSGLKRKSHAIETVCILQNS comes from the coding sequence GTGGATATAGATTTTTGGAATGAGAGATGGGAAAAGGATCAAATTGCTTTTCATATGAAAGAAGTTAATCCTATGTTAATTAAATATTTCCATAAATTAAATCTATCTCAAAAGAAACGTATATTTCTGCCTTTATGTGGAAAGACTTTAGATATTGCATGGTTATTACAAAAGGGTTATTCTCTTGTTGGTATTGAGTTAAATAAAGAGGCAATTGATGCACTTTTTGAAGAGTTAAATATTACTCCCTTAATATCAAAAGAGAATGACTTTATTAAATACAGTGCAAAAAATATTGATATTTATGTGGGTGATTTTTTTAAAATGAGTGCAGAGATATTAAAATCTATTGATGCTATTTATGATAGAGCAGCACTAGTTGCACTTCCTTTAGAAATGCGAATAGAGTATGTATCTCATCTTTTAAATATTACAAATGTAGTACCTCAATTATTAATTAGTTATGACTATGACCAAAGGATTATGAAAGGCCCTCCTTTTTCAGTTCCTTTTAGTGAAATAGAACAGCACTATGGTGATTATTATGAGATAACACTACTTAATGAAAATATTGATATTCCAAGTGGTTTAAAACGTAAATCACATGCTATAGAGACTGTTTGTATATTGCAAAATAGTTAA
- a CDS encoding 3-hydroxybutyryl-CoA dehydrogenase: MKIKEVGIIGSGQMGNGIAHVCALSGYKVVLIDIAQDALDKAMGVINKNLSRQVQKGKITQEDMDSSLNRISISTDSSTLNNADLIIEAATENFDLKVKIFKGLLDHIKGDCLLSTNTSSMSITKLAAATNRPEKFIGLHFMNPVPVMKLVELIPGIATSDEMLETIKEFAQSLGKTVATSKDYPAFIANRILMPMINEAICALYEGVGDVESIDTAMKLGMGHPMGPLALADFIGLDTCLAIMNVLHEGFGNPKYSPSPLLVKYVEAGWYGVKSGKGFYDYPKK, translated from the coding sequence ATGAAGATTAAAGAAGTTGGAATTATAGGTTCTGGACAAATGGGTAATGGAATTGCTCATGTTTGTGCCTTATCAGGATATAAAGTAGTTTTAATAGATATTGCTCAAGATGCGCTCGATAAAGCTATGGGAGTTATTAATAAAAACCTTAGTAGGCAAGTTCAAAAAGGAAAAATTACTCAAGAAGATATGGATAGTTCTTTAAATAGAATATCTATTAGTACTGATTCTAGTACTTTAAACAATGCTGATCTTATTATTGAAGCTGCCACTGAAAACTTTGATTTAAAAGTAAAAATATTCAAAGGTTTATTAGATCATATTAAAGGTGATTGTTTATTATCTACAAATACTTCAAGTATGTCTATTACTAAACTTGCAGCAGCTACAAATAGACCAGAGAAATTTATAGGTTTACACTTTATGAATCCAGTTCCAGTAATGAAGTTAGTTGAGCTTATTCCTGGAATTGCTACTAGTGATGAGATGTTAGAAACTATAAAAGAGTTTGCCCAATCTCTAGGTAAAACAGTAGCAACTTCAAAAGATTACCCTGCTTTTATTGCAAATCGTATTTTAATGCCTATGATAAATGAAGCTATTTGTGCTTTATATGAAGGTGTAGGAGATGTTGAATCAATAGATACTGCAATGAAACTTGGAATGGGTCATCCTATGGGACCATTGGCTTTAGCTGATTTTATTGGTCTTGATACTTGTTTAGCCATTATGAATGTGCTTCATGAAGGCTTTGGTAATCCAAAATATAGTCCTTCCCCATTATTAGTTAAATATGTAGAAGCTGGATGGTATGGTGTTAAATCTGGAAAAGGTTTCTACGATTACCCTAAGAAATAA
- a CDS encoding hotdog fold thioesterase — protein sequence MSIWNKKLSLSELNAMGKNTAIENLGIKLTEIGNDTLVGEMPVNSKSHQIHGILHGGASVLFAETLGSLAGVMACKEGFTAVGLEINANHLKGVKDGIVIGVASAIHIGRSTHVWDIKITHKETGKIVCASRLTVAVIKEVKE from the coding sequence ATGAGTATCTGGAATAAAAAACTTAGCTTATCTGAACTTAATGCTATGGGTAAGAATACAGCTATTGAGAATTTAGGTATTAAACTTACTGAAATAGGAAATGATACTTTAGTAGGTGAAATGCCAGTTAATTCAAAAAGTCATCAGATTCATGGAATCTTACATGGTGGTGCATCTGTTTTATTTGCTGAAACATTAGGAAGTTTAGCTGGTGTAATGGCTTGTAAAGAAGGATTTACGGCTGTTGGCTTAGAGATTAATGCAAATCACTTAAAAGGAGTAAAAGATGGTATTGTAATAGGTGTTGCAAGTGCTATTCATATAGGAAGAAGTACTCATGTATGGGATATTAAAATTACCCATAAAGAAACAGGAAAAATTGTATGTGCTTCAAGATTAACAGTAGCAGTTATAAAAGAAGTGAAAGAGTAA
- a CDS encoding YbgC/FadM family acyl-CoA thioesterase — MKVRIYYEDTDAAGIVYHANFIKFCERARSEVFFKEGLSSHDESLKEHFVVRNIVCDFVQVAFLGDLLEVRTQILERKNSSVILKQDILKGTELICSFEVVLVYVKNYKAMKIPDNIYNILKEI; from the coding sequence ATGAAAGTAAGAATATATTATGAAGATACAGATGCCGCAGGTATTGTCTATCATGCAAACTTTATAAAGTTTTGTGAGAGAGCTAGATCTGAGGTGTTTTTCAAAGAAGGTTTATCTTCCCACGATGAATCTCTAAAAGAACATTTTGTTGTAAGGAATATAGTATGTGACTTTGTGCAAGTTGCATTTTTAGGAGATTTACTAGAAGTAAGAACCCAAATCCTAGAGAGAAAAAATTCCTCAGTAATACTAAAACAAGATATATTAAAAGGAACAGAATTAATTTGTAGTTTTGAAGTAGTTTTGGTCTATGTTAAAAACTATAAAGCTATGAAAATACCTGATAATATTTACAATATATTAAAAGAAATCTAA
- a CDS encoding CoA transferase subunit A produces the protein MDKKIEISEIGKFLTDGMTISIGGFLGCGNAHNIIDEILKTDVKDLTLVATDTFFEGEGVGKLITNKRVSKLMASHIGTNKDTQQQVNDGLIEVELVPQGTLAERLRSAAAGLGGVLTKTGLGTLVQEGKDVVTVDGQEFILEKPIHIDLAILKAHKSDKAGNLLYKGATRNFNVPMAGAAKITIAEVEEIVENGELDPSFVHTPFVYINHIIKA, from the coding sequence ATGGATAAGAAAATAGAAATAAGTGAAATTGGAAAATTTCTTACAGACGGTATGACAATTTCCATTGGTGGATTTTTAGGCTGTGGAAATGCTCATAATATTATTGATGAGATTTTAAAAACAGATGTAAAAGATTTAACATTAGTTGCTACTGATACTTTCTTTGAAGGAGAAGGTGTAGGCAAGTTAATTACTAATAAAAGAGTATCAAAATTAATGGCCAGTCATATTGGTACAAATAAAGATACTCAACAACAAGTAAATGATGGACTTATTGAAGTTGAGTTAGTTCCTCAAGGTACATTAGCTGAGAGATTAAGATCAGCTGCCGCTGGACTTGGTGGTGTTTTAACTAAAACAGGTTTAGGAACATTAGTTCAAGAAGGTAAAGATGTAGTTACTGTTGATGGACAAGAGTTTATCTTAGAGAAACCTATTCATATTGATTTAGCAATTTTAAAAGCACATAAGTCAGATAAAGCAGGAAACCTATTATACAAAGGTGCAACAAGAAACTTTAATGTTCCAATGGCAGGAGCTGCGAAGATAACTATTGCAGAAGTTGAAGAAATAGTTGAAAATGGTGAACTAGATCCAAGTTTTGTACATACTCCATTTGTATATATTAATCATATTATAAAGGCATAA
- a CDS encoding 3-oxoacid CoA-transferase subunit B, with translation MAAKEIIAQRVAKEFKNGDFINLGIGLPTLVANYIPEEVKIVLHSENGFAGLWDKAEEHNIDKDVIDAGGTHVKLQDGGVFFDSATSFEIIRGGHIDITVLGALEVDSSGSLASWNIPGKYVPGMGGSMDLVSGVKKVIVAMQHTAKGLPKILEQCTLPLTGKSVISMIITELGVFEYIDEKLHLTELMGDTSLDQIKELTPATYTVALRN, from the coding sequence ATGGCAGCAAAAGAAATTATTGCACAAAGAGTTGCAAAAGAGTTTAAAAATGGTGATTTTATTAATCTTGGTATTGGACTTCCTACTTTAGTAGCTAATTATATTCCTGAAGAAGTAAAAATTGTTTTACATTCGGAGAATGGTTTTGCTGGATTATGGGATAAAGCGGAAGAGCATAATATTGATAAAGATGTTATTGATGCTGGTGGAACACACGTAAAACTCCAAGATGGTGGTGTTTTCTTTGATTCTGCTACTTCTTTTGAAATTATTAGAGGTGGACATATTGATATTACTGTATTAGGAGCTCTTGAGGTGGATTCTAGTGGTAGTTTAGCAAGTTGGAATATTCCTGGGAAATATGTACCTGGTATGGGTGGTTCAATGGATTTAGTAAGTGGAGTAAAAAAAGTAATTGTTGCAATGCAACATACTGCAAAAGGACTTCCTAAAATACTTGAGCAATGTACTCTGCCTTTAACTGGTAAAAGTGTAATTAGTATGATTATTACGGAGTTAGGTGTATTTGAATATATAGATGAAAAACTACATTTAACAGAGTTAATGGGTGATACTTCCTTAGATCAAATAAAAGAACTTACCCCTGCTACTTATACTGTTGCACTTAGAAATTAA
- a CDS encoding thiolase family protein → MKVYIVEAKRSAIGSFLGTLKDVKPGDLAGQVIKDLTKDIDNSIVDEVIVGNILSAGHSQGIGRQASIYGGLPESTVAYSINMLCGSGMKAVMNAISEIKAGEKDVIIAGGVESMSSAPFLVSSKARAGLGLAETKLVDSMSDALVDAFEGYHMGITAENIAQRFNITRDKQDEYAINSQKKAAIADDAGKFIDEITPITIKTRKGEIVFDKDEYINRNTSLEKLQKLRPAFKKDGTVTAGNASGINDGASFTLIASEDAVKKYNLKPLAEIVDVSQVGIDPSVMGLSPAYAIEELLKKTDISLEEIDLFEINEAFAAQVLGVFELLKEKVNLNDEIIQEKMNINGSGIALGHPVGASANRIIVSLVHEMQKQDSNYGLASLCIGGGMGTAILLKKV, encoded by the coding sequence ATGAAAGTATATATAGTTGAAGCAAAAAGAAGTGCTATTGGAAGTTTTTTAGGGACTCTAAAAGACGTGAAACCGGGGGACTTAGCTGGACAAGTAATAAAAGATTTAACAAAAGACATTGATAATTCTATTGTTGATGAGGTTATAGTTGGAAATATTTTATCAGCAGGACATTCTCAAGGTATTGGAAGACAAGCTTCTATTTATGGTGGATTACCAGAATCTACAGTTGCTTACTCTATAAACATGTTATGTGGTTCAGGAATGAAAGCTGTCATGAATGCTATTAGTGAAATTAAAGCAGGTGAAAAAGATGTAATTATTGCAGGGGGTGTTGAAAGTATGTCATCTGCTCCTTTTTTAGTTTCATCAAAAGCTAGAGCTGGATTGGGCCTTGCTGAAACAAAACTTGTTGATTCAATGAGTGATGCTTTAGTTGATGCTTTTGAAGGTTACCATATGGGTATTACAGCAGAGAATATTGCCCAAAGATTTAATATTACAAGAGATAAACAAGATGAATATGCTATTAATTCTCAGAAAAAAGCTGCCATTGCAGATGATGCAGGAAAATTTATAGATGAGATTACTCCAATTACAATAAAAACAAGAAAAGGTGAGATTGTTTTTGATAAAGATGAGTACATAAATAGAAATACTTCACTAGAAAAATTGCAAAAACTTAGACCTGCATTTAAAAAAGATGGAACAGTTACTGCTGGTAACGCATCGGGAATTAATGATGGTGCTAGTTTCACCTTAATTGCTTCAGAAGATGCTGTAAAAAAATATAACTTAAAACCATTAGCAGAAATTGTTGATGTCTCTCAAGTTGGTATTGACCCCTCTGTTATGGGATTAAGTCCTGCTTATGCAATTGAAGAACTTTTAAAAAAGACAGATATTTCTCTTGAAGAAATAGATCTTTTTGAAATTAATGAAGCTTTTGCTGCTCAAGTTTTAGGTGTATTTGAATTATTAAAAGAAAAAGTAAATCTAAATGATGAAATTATTCAAGAAAAAATGAATATTAATGGAAGTGGAATTGCTTTAGGACACCCAGTAGGCGCTAGTGCCAATAGAATTATAGTTTCTCTTGTTCATGAAATGCAAAAACAAGATTCAAATTATGGCCTAGCTTCACTATGTATTGGTGGAGGTATGGGAACGGCTATTTTACTTAAGAAAGTTTAA
- a CDS encoding two-component system sensor histidine kinase NtrB gives MDKKYYYDLEKKLNFEDVLLDALPNPIYYKDVKGDFIRCNSRFSELTNTCKREIIGKSAYEFFPKSAADRNKLIDKQIMKTLKPYEDEVHFIKDDGEVRYYKLSKAVCQNRDCVVEGIVCIMTDITDRIKEKEILIQQSKFAEMGEMIASIAHQWNEPLVELSAQVQKMELFYSTNQIDKKKVSDFVSESMVPIQYMSETLSDFRNFLKPSTIKEEFDLKIAITEIFDIVGKQIFYFNIKVDFDYDKEEDFFILGYKNQLKQVMLNIINNAKNKIIGSYEEIDFDGVITIRLTNTDTLSIIEIIDNAGPIKDDIIGQIFEPFFTTKENGTGFGLYMARTIIEDKMSGKIAVKNDGDNVIFSIEIPKMGKS, from the coding sequence ATGGATAAAAAATATTATTATGATTTAGAAAAAAAATTAAATTTCGAGGATGTATTATTGGATGCCCTACCCAATCCCATATATTATAAAGACGTAAAAGGTGACTTTATTAGATGTAACTCTCGTTTCTCAGAGCTTACTAATACTTGTAAAAGAGAAATCATAGGCAAATCTGCCTATGAGTTCTTCCCTAAAAGTGCTGCTGATAGAAATAAACTAATTGATAAACAAATAATGAAAACTTTAAAACCCTATGAAGATGAAGTTCATTTCATAAAAGATGATGGGGAAGTTAGATACTACAAATTAAGTAAAGCGGTTTGTCAAAATAGAGACTGTGTTGTAGAAGGCATAGTTTGTATTATGACTGATATTACTGACAGAATTAAAGAAAAAGAAATCTTAATCCAACAAAGTAAATTTGCAGAAATGGGTGAAATGATTGCTTCAATTGCTCATCAATGGAATGAACCTTTAGTTGAACTATCTGCGCAAGTTCAGAAGATGGAGCTATTTTATTCAACAAACCAAATTGATAAAAAGAAAGTCTCTGATTTTGTATCTGAATCAATGGTTCCTATTCAATACATGTCTGAAACTCTAAGTGATTTTAGAAACTTTTTAAAACCTTCCACTATCAAAGAAGAATTTGATTTAAAAATAGCAATTACTGAAATCTTTGATATTGTTGGGAAACAAATCTTTTATTTTAATATTAAAGTAGATTTTGATTATGACAAAGAAGAAGACTTTTTTATTCTGGGATATAAAAATCAGTTAAAACAAGTAATGCTTAATATTATAAATAATGCAAAGAACAAGATTATTGGTTCTTATGAAGAAATAGATTTTGATGGTGTAATTACAATTAGATTAACAAATACAGATACTCTAAGTATTATTGAAATAATTGATAATGCAGGACCTATTAAAGATGACATTATTGGACAAATATTTGAACCTTTTTTTACTACAAAAGAGAATGGTACTGGTTTTGGACTATATATGGCAAGAACAATTATTGAAGATAAAATGTCGGGAAAAATTGCTGTTAAAAATGATGGAGATAATGTAATCTTCTCAATTGAAATACCAAAAATGGGAAAGTCTTAA
- a CDS encoding response regulator transcription factor — MKILLLEDNKTLNETIKLKLELKGYKVHSYTCGQDAYDNITNGYSCFLLDIHVPNVDGIKILKKIREYYEECPVIIISSTVELDIIKKSYNFGCNDYLKKPFFIDELEIKVDKLCNIPKKEISLGFNCIFNFTESTLLVDNKKNELTEKESLLVNLFAINLNKLVTYENIQNYVWKGEYASIDAIRTLIRRLRKKMSSLTIKASSNRGYSLLLEE, encoded by the coding sequence ATGAAAATATTACTATTAGAAGATAATAAAACATTAAATGAAACAATTAAATTAAAGTTAGAATTAAAAGGTTATAAAGTACATTCGTATACTTGTGGGCAAGATGCATATGACAATATTACTAATGGCTATTCATGTTTTTTACTTGATATCCATGTTCCCAATGTTGATGGTATAAAAATCCTTAAAAAAATTAGAGAATATTATGAAGAGTGTCCAGTTATTATAATCTCTTCAACTGTTGAGCTTGATATTATTAAAAAATCTTACAATTTTGGATGTAATGACTATTTGAAAAAACCTTTTTTTATTGATGAATTAGAAATCAAAGTTGATAAATTATGTAATATTCCTAAAAAAGAAATATCTTTAGGGTTTAATTGTATATTTAATTTTACAGAGAGCACATTACTTGTTGATAATAAAAAAAATGAGTTAACAGAAAAAGAGAGTTTATTAGTAAATCTATTTGCCATAAATTTAAATAAACTAGTTACTTATGAGAATATACAAAACTATGTTTGGAAAGGTGAATATGCATCTATTGATGCTATTAGAACACTAATTCGAAGACTTAGAAAAAAAATGTCTTCTCTTACTATTAAAGCATCTTCAAATAGAGGATATTCTCTTCTTTTAGAAGAGTAA
- a CDS encoding response regulator transcription factor: MKILLLEDNQKLNETIKKRLSLKNYNVDACLDGADALEKITDGYSCFILDINVPNVDGIKILKKIREFYDDVPVIIISASVELDVIKESYDFGCNDYLKKPFFIDELEIKIEKLCNIQDDFIHFDDNCYFDYKSSTVVIDNEEQRLTKKERLLMNLFLTKKNQVLSYETIENYVWEGSFASLESIRSLIRRLRKVLVRDYIQTVVDTGYIFKSN; the protein is encoded by the coding sequence ATGAAAATCCTGCTCTTAGAAGATAATCAAAAGCTAAATGAGACTATCAAAAAAAGATTGAGTTTAAAAAATTATAATGTAGATGCCTGTTTGGATGGGGCTGATGCTCTAGAAAAAATTACCGATGGATATAGCTGTTTTATTTTAGATATTAATGTTCCAAATGTTGATGGAATTAAGATACTTAAAAAAATTAGAGAGTTCTATGATGATGTTCCTGTAATCATTATTTCAGCTTCTGTTGAATTAGATGTGATTAAAGAATCTTATGATTTTGGCTGTAACGACTATTTAAAGAAACCATTTTTTATTGATGAACTTGAAATTAAAATAGAAAAGCTATGTAATATTCAAGATGATTTTATCCATTTTGATGATAACTGTTATTTTGATTATAAATCATCAACTGTTGTAATTGATAATGAAGAACAAAGACTAACAAAAAAAGAGCGATTACTAATGAATCTTTTTTTGACTAAAAAAAATCAAGTTTTATCATATGAAACAATTGAGAATTATGTATGGGAAGGAAGTTTTGCTTCACTTGAATCAATTAGAAGCCTTATTAGACGCCTAAGAAAGGTACTTGTAAGAGATTATATTCAAACTGTTGTAGATACTGGATATATATTTAAATCTAATTAA